Proteins encoded by one window of Serratia nevei:
- the minD gene encoding septum site-determining protein MinD: MARIIVVTSGKGGVGKTTSSAAIATGLAQKGKKTVVIDFDIGLRNLDLIMGCERRVVYDFVNVIQGDATLNQALIKDKRTENLYILPASQTRDKDALTREGVEKILNDLGEMDFDFVVCDSPAGIETGALMALYFADEAIITTNPEVSSVRDSDRILGILSSKSRRAEKGESPIKEHLLLTRYNPGRVSRGDMLSMEDVLEILRIPLVGVIPEDQSVLRASNQGEPVILDAESDAGKAYDDTVCRLLGEERPFRFIEEEKKGFLKRLFGG, from the coding sequence ATGGCACGCATTATTGTTGTTACATCGGGTAAAGGGGGCGTTGGCAAGACCACTTCGAGCGCGGCCATCGCTACCGGCCTGGCCCAGAAAGGCAAGAAAACCGTCGTGATCGATTTCGATATCGGCCTGCGTAATCTTGACCTGATCATGGGCTGCGAACGTCGGGTAGTGTATGATTTCGTGAACGTGATTCAGGGCGATGCCACGCTGAATCAGGCGTTGATCAAAGACAAACGCACTGAAAACCTCTATATCCTGCCTGCTTCGCAGACGCGCGACAAAGACGCGTTGACCCGCGAAGGCGTTGAAAAAATTCTCAACGATCTCGGCGAGATGGATTTTGACTTCGTGGTGTGCGATTCACCGGCCGGTATCGAAACCGGTGCGCTGATGGCGCTGTACTTCGCCGACGAAGCTATCATCACCACCAACCCGGAAGTGTCTTCGGTACGCGACTCCGACCGTATCCTGGGCATCCTCTCTTCCAAGTCACGCCGCGCCGAGAAAGGCGAATCGCCAATCAAGGAACACCTGCTGCTGACCCGTTACAACCCGGGCCGCGTCAGCCGTGGCGACATGCTGAGCATGGAAGACGTGCTGGAAATCCTGCGCATTCCACTGGTGGGTGTGATTCCGGAAGACCAGTCCGTGCTGCGCGCTTCCAACCAGGGTGAGCCTGTCATTCTGGATGCCGAGTCAGACGCCGGTAAGGCGTACGACGATACCGTTTGCCGCTTGTTGGGGGAAGAACGCCCATTCCGCTTCATTGAAGAAGAGAAGAAGGGTTTCCTGAAACGCCTTTTTGGGGGATAA
- the rnd gene encoding ribonuclease D yields MNYQLITTDAGLQQVCEQARKHAQIALDTEFVRTRTYYPQLGLIQLYDGEQLSLIDPLPIKQWQPFVDLLADTAVVKFLHAGSEDLEVFLNAFKTLPTPMVDTQILAAFTGRPLSCGFATLVAEYMKVELDKSESRTDWLARPLTERQCVYAAADVFYLLPMAKQLVQETEEAGWTAAANNECLLLCQRRSETLAPALAYREISNAWQLRPRQLGCLQKLAEWRLRQARERDLAVNFVVREENLWQVARYMPSSLGELDSLGLSGPEIRYHGKTLLALVAEAEALEESELPAPLANLIDQPGYKKVFKDIKAAIAAVSEQSGLSSELLASRRQINQLLNWHWKLKDGESRPELISGWRGDLLMAPLQDILKDY; encoded by the coding sequence TTGAATTATCAGTTGATCACTACCGATGCCGGATTGCAGCAGGTCTGCGAGCAGGCGAGAAAGCATGCCCAGATTGCGCTGGACACCGAGTTTGTCAGAACGCGCACCTACTATCCGCAGCTGGGCCTGATCCAGCTCTACGACGGTGAACAACTCTCCCTCATCGATCCTCTGCCGATCAAGCAATGGCAGCCGTTTGTCGACCTGCTGGCCGACACCGCCGTGGTGAAGTTCCTGCATGCCGGCAGTGAAGATCTCGAAGTGTTTCTCAACGCCTTTAAAACGCTGCCGACGCCGATGGTCGATACCCAGATCCTGGCGGCCTTTACCGGCCGGCCGCTCTCCTGTGGCTTCGCGACGCTGGTGGCGGAGTACATGAAGGTTGAGCTGGACAAGAGCGAGTCGCGCACCGACTGGCTGGCGCGTCCGCTGACTGAAAGGCAGTGCGTGTACGCGGCTGCCGACGTGTTCTATCTGCTGCCGATGGCCAAACAGCTGGTGCAGGAGACGGAAGAGGCCGGTTGGACCGCGGCGGCCAATAACGAGTGTCTGCTGCTGTGCCAGCGCCGTAGCGAGACGCTGGCGCCGGCATTGGCCTACCGCGAAATCAGCAACGCCTGGCAGCTGCGCCCGCGTCAGCTCGGTTGTCTGCAGAAGCTGGCGGAATGGCGGCTGCGCCAGGCACGCGAGCGCGATCTGGCGGTGAACTTCGTGGTGCGTGAGGAAAACTTGTGGCAGGTGGCGCGCTATATGCCGTCTTCGCTGGGAGAACTGGATTCGCTGGGCCTGAGCGGGCCGGAGATCCGTTATCACGGTAAAACGCTGCTGGCGCTGGTGGCGGAAGCCGAAGCGCTGGAAGAATCCGAGTTGCCGGCGCCGTTGGCTAACCTTATCGATCAGCCGGGCTACAAGAAGGTGTTCAAAGACATCAAGGCGGCGATCGCTGCCGTCAGCGAGCAAAGCGGGTTGAGCAGCGAACTGCTGGCATCCCGTCGCCAAATTAACCAATTGCTGAACTGGCATTGGAAACTGAAGGACGGCGAAAGTCGCCCTGAATTAATCAGCGGCTGGCGCGGCGATCTATTAATGGCACCGCTGCAGGACATCCTGAAAGATTATTAA
- a CDS encoding YcgL domain-containing protein, translating to MLCVIYRSPKRDQTYLYVEKKDDFSRVPEELMKSFGVPQFAMMLSLDERKKLASADIEKVKQALKDEGYYLQFPPPVENLLNQHLAGDKA from the coding sequence ATGCTTTGTGTGATCTATAGAAGCCCGAAACGCGATCAAACTTATCTTTATGTCGAAAAAAAAGACGATTTCTCTCGTGTGCCGGAAGAGCTGATGAAAAGTTTCGGCGTGCCGCAATTCGCCATGATGCTTTCGCTCGATGAGCGCAAGAAATTGGCCTCGGCGGATATCGAAAAGGTGAAGCAGGCGTTGAAAGACGAAGGCTATTACCTGCAGTTCCCGCCGCCGGTAGAAAACCTGCTCAATCAGCATCTGGCGGGCGACAAGGCCTGA
- the minC gene encoding septum site-determining protein MinC — translation MSQSPIELKGSSFTLSVVHLHNSQPEVIRQALQEKVEQAPAFLKNAPVVINVATLDGDANWKELQQAVAAAGLRVVGISGCRDERQKRAIARAGLPLLSEGKGQKMAAPEPAPAPVAADNAPAKTRIISTPVRSGQQIYARNCDLIVTNSVSAGAELIADGNIHVYGMMRGRALAGASGDTQCQIFCTHLAAELVSIAGQYWLSDQIPSDYVGQAVRLSLLDNALTIQPLN, via the coding sequence ATGTCACAATCGCCAATTGAGCTAAAAGGCAGCAGTTTTACCCTATCGGTTGTTCATTTGCATAATTCGCAGCCTGAGGTAATACGTCAGGCGTTACAGGAAAAAGTTGAGCAAGCGCCCGCTTTTCTGAAAAACGCCCCTGTTGTTATCAACGTCGCAACGCTGGATGGCGATGCGAACTGGAAAGAACTTCAACAGGCTGTCGCGGCAGCAGGTCTGCGCGTTGTGGGTATCAGCGGTTGCAGAGATGAGCGTCAAAAGCGCGCGATAGCCCGTGCCGGGCTGCCGCTGCTGAGCGAAGGCAAAGGCCAGAAGATGGCGGCGCCGGAGCCTGCGCCTGCGCCCGTGGCGGCGGATAACGCCCCCGCTAAAACGCGTATCATCAGCACGCCTGTCCGTTCCGGCCAACAGATTTACGCCCGCAACTGCGATCTTATCGTGACCAACAGCGTCAGCGCCGGCGCCGAATTGATTGCCGACGGCAACATTCATGTCTACGGCATGATGCGCGGTCGCGCACTGGCAGGCGCGTCAGGCGACACGCAATGTCAGATTTTTTGCACCCACCTGGCGGCTGAGCTAGTCTCTATCGCAGGGCAGTACTGGTTGAGCGACCAAATCCCGTCCGATTACGTCGGGCAGGCCGTACGACTCAGCCTGTTGGATAACGCTTTAACCATACAACCTTTAAACTAA
- a CDS encoding lytic transglycosylase domain-containing protein: MTRSARRTVLAAWLALGGVLIPGAPQAAQEATLAASGRDPAQFPAYVEQLKRQAREQGISQSTLDRAFAQIHFVDRVIKADRNQPEQKITLDDYLRRVMSPAKVRQGRELYRQRQAQWTRASERYRVPGRYIIALWGMESAYGKIQGREDVVSALATLAFEGRREAFFSQELMAALQIVEQGHVGDTPLKGSWAGAMGQCQFMPSSFLRYAADGDGDGRIDIWNNIDDVFASTASYLSKEGWQAGIGWGREVKLPAGFNRAELGLKDAQARSVNAWQQRGVRRADGSALPHAVQRGWIIAPDDLQGRTFLVYDNFRTLMHWNRSYYFALAVGMMADAIGH; the protein is encoded by the coding sequence ATGACACGTTCGGCGAGAAGAACCGTATTGGCCGCCTGGCTGGCGCTGGGCGGTGTGCTGATACCGGGCGCACCGCAGGCGGCACAGGAGGCGACGCTGGCGGCGAGCGGCCGGGATCCGGCGCAGTTTCCGGCGTATGTCGAGCAACTCAAGCGCCAGGCGCGGGAGCAGGGCATCAGCCAGAGCACCCTTGACCGTGCTTTTGCGCAAATACATTTCGTCGATCGGGTGATCAAGGCCGATCGCAATCAGCCGGAGCAGAAGATTACCCTGGATGACTACCTGCGGCGTGTAATGTCGCCCGCCAAGGTGCGCCAGGGGCGCGAACTGTACCGGCAGCGCCAGGCGCAATGGACGCGCGCCAGCGAGCGCTATCGGGTGCCGGGGCGCTATATCATCGCGCTGTGGGGCATGGAAAGCGCCTACGGTAAGATTCAGGGGCGGGAAGACGTGGTGTCCGCGCTGGCGACGCTGGCGTTTGAAGGGCGCCGCGAGGCCTTTTTCAGCCAGGAGCTGATGGCGGCGTTGCAGATAGTCGAGCAGGGGCACGTCGGCGATACGCCCCTGAAAGGCTCCTGGGCCGGCGCAATGGGGCAATGCCAGTTTATGCCGAGCTCTTTCTTGCGCTACGCGGCGGACGGCGACGGTGACGGGCGCATCGATATCTGGAACAACATTGATGATGTCTTCGCGTCTACGGCCAGTTATTTGTCCAAAGAAGGCTGGCAGGCCGGCATCGGCTGGGGGCGCGAGGTCAAATTGCCCGCCGGTTTCAATCGGGCCGAGCTGGGGTTGAAAGACGCGCAGGCGCGCAGCGTCAACGCCTGGCAACAACGCGGGGTGCGTCGTGCGGATGGCAGTGCCTTGCCGCACGCTGTTCAGCGCGGTTGGATCATCGCGCCGGATGATCTGCAGGGGCGGACGTTCCTGGTCTATGATAATTTTCGCACCCTCATGCACTGGAATCGCTCTTACTATTTCGCCCTCGCCGTGGGTATGATGGCGGACGCGATCGGGCATTGA
- the minE gene encoding cell division topological specificity factor MinE yields the protein MALLDFFLSRKKQTANIAKERLQIIVAERRRGDSEPPYLPDLKRDILAVICKYIQIDPEMLHVQFEQKGDDISVLELNVTLPESEEAAK from the coding sequence ATGGCCTTATTAGACTTCTTTCTGTCCCGCAAAAAACAGACAGCCAATATAGCCAAGGAACGGCTGCAGATTATCGTCGCAGAGCGTCGTCGCGGGGACAGTGAGCCCCCGTATCTGCCTGATCTGAAACGCGATATTCTGGCGGTTATTTGCAAATACATTCAGATCGATCCTGAAATGCTGCACGTGCAATTCGAGCAGAAAGGGGACGACATTTCGGTACTTGAACTTAACGTGACATTACCGGAATCGGAAGAAGCAGCTAAATGA